One genomic window of Streptomonospora nanhaiensis includes the following:
- a CDS encoding acyl-CoA dehydrogenase family protein translates to MTHGLSDEYEELRRTVEEFARTEVAPAIGDYYERGAFPYPIVAAMGRMGLFGLPFPEEYGGMGGDYFALCLALEELARADSSVAITLEAAVSLGAMPIHRFGTEEQKRAWLPRLCSGEALGAFGLTEPGGGSDAGATRTTARLADGQWTVNGTKCFITNSGTDITALVTVTAATGTLPDGRPEISAILVPSGTPGMAVGQHYSKVGWNASDTNELVFTDCRVPADNLVGERGRGYAQFLRILDEGRIAIAALAVGLAQGCVDESVRYAGQREAFGHSIGHYQAIQFAIADMEARAHTARLAYYDAAARMLAGEPFKKQAAIAKLVASNAAMDNARAATQVFGGYGFMNETPVGRFYRDAKILEIGEGTSEIQRMLIARELGLPA, encoded by the coding sequence ATGACCCACGGGCTGTCCGACGAGTACGAGGAACTGCGCCGCACCGTCGAGGAGTTCGCGCGAACCGAGGTGGCGCCGGCCATCGGCGACTACTACGAGCGCGGCGCGTTCCCCTACCCCATCGTCGCCGCGATGGGCCGCATGGGCCTGTTCGGCCTGCCCTTCCCCGAGGAGTACGGCGGCATGGGCGGCGACTACTTCGCGCTGTGCCTGGCCCTGGAGGAACTGGCCCGCGCCGACTCCTCGGTGGCCATCACCCTGGAGGCGGCGGTCTCGCTGGGCGCCATGCCGATCCACCGGTTCGGCACCGAGGAGCAGAAGCGCGCCTGGCTGCCGCGGCTGTGCTCGGGGGAGGCGCTGGGGGCGTTCGGGCTGACCGAGCCCGGCGGCGGCTCCGACGCCGGGGCCACCCGCACCACCGCCCGTCTGGCCGACGGCCAGTGGACCGTCAACGGCACCAAGTGCTTCATCACCAACTCCGGCACCGACATCACCGCGCTGGTCACCGTCACCGCCGCCACCGGAACCCTGCCCGACGGCCGCCCCGAGATCTCGGCGATCCTGGTCCCCTCGGGCACCCCGGGCATGGCCGTGGGGCAGCACTACTCCAAGGTCGGCTGGAACGCCTCCGACACCAACGAACTCGTCTTCACCGACTGCCGGGTGCCCGCCGACAACCTCGTCGGCGAGCGCGGGCGCGGCTACGCCCAGTTCCTGCGCATCCTGGACGAGGGCCGCATCGCCATCGCCGCGCTCGCGGTGGGCCTGGCCCAGGGGTGCGTGGACGAGAGCGTCCGCTACGCCGGGCAGCGCGAGGCGTTCGGCCACAGCATCGGCCACTACCAGGCGATCCAGTTCGCCATCGCCGACATGGAGGCCCGCGCCCACACCGCCCGGCTAGCCTACTACGACGCCGCCGCCCGCATGCTCGCCGGCGAGCCGTTCAAGAAGCAGGCCGCCATCGCCAAGCTGGTCGCCTCCAACGCCGCCATGGACAACGCCCGCGCCGCCACCCAGGTCTTCGGCGGCTACGGCTTCATGAACGAGACCCCCGTCGGCCGCTTCTACCGCGACGCCAAGATCCTGGAGATCGGCGAGGGCACCTCGGAGATCCAGCGGATGCTCATCGCCCGCGAACTGGGGCTGCCGGCGTGA